One Amblyomma americanum isolate KBUSLIRL-KWMA chromosome 8, ASM5285725v1, whole genome shotgun sequence DNA window includes the following coding sequences:
- the Srp68 gene encoding signal recognition particle 68 — MPAEVEKAPGDQPTEVKPAEEPPKTVLTLEILQMIKDAQQKHGLRHGDYQRYRGYCSRRLRRLRKSLHFLQGNKHRYQGREVTEELLTSGDPRYILMIVVQCERAWAHAMQLRQEANTEPRKRFHLFGRLRKAVKHAQALELLCTSSPRCDARCKLEAQAYCAYLEGTLSTELQQWKEAMESFSKAQTIYEKLAQALGEGQRALYQQRVDELSPSLRYCAYNIGDETAISDLKRMRLQGNVTMAGTELDHLIEQAREKQASSLSEVTWLGRTVPVRHEKVRLFLLGAQEAPRELAQAPDIEAKIAVHERLLFDCKDALQLLREELRAEGGGAAPGKGPVSSLQLLHSYLVYLRQRTTVERNLLLIRQLEQNESGPRKPQDLVRPYEIIVQCLGEMLQLPGVEEGSDFAEQVQAELLLYKAHRVHRIGQTLAAAGRYPEAMALYRRGRDYVQQALAASSHLTDEAMASLKELDSILEGQEYSVHAQSILGSAAEAPSAEDKEVQLLVDRLDTYLEDKSLTTSKPRIAAFPPPFEPIPCKPLFFDLALNHIEFPSLDDVVDTKKGQSLTGFVKGWLGGWKK; from the exons ATGCCCGCCGAAGTCGAAAAAGCGCCGGGGGACCAACCCACCGAAGTCAAGCCGGCCGAGGAGCCTCCGAAGACTGTGCTTACCCTCGAGA TCCTGCAGATGATAAAGGATGCTCAGCAGAAGCATGGTCTCAGGCATGGAGACTACCAGCGCTACAG GGGCTACTGCAGTCGGCGACTACGCCGCCTGCGCAAGTCCCTGCACTTCCTTCAGGGTAACAAGCACCGGTACCAGGGGCGCGAGGTGACTGAGGAACTGCTGACGAGCGGAGACCCTCGCTACATTCTCATGATCGTGGTGCAGTGTGAGAGGGCCTGGGCCCACGCCATGCAGCTTCGTCAGGAGGCCAACACTGAGCCACGCAAGCGCTTCCACCTGTTTGGCCGCCTGCGCAAGGCCGTCAAACATGCCCAG GCTCTGGAGCTGCTGTGCACGTCATCACCGCGATGTGATGCCCGCTGCAAGCTAGAAGCCCAAGCCTACTGTGCCTACCTGGAGGGAACACTCTCCACCGAGCTGCAGCAGTGGAAG GAGGCCATGGAGAGCTTCAGCAAGGCACAGACCATCTACGAGAAGCTGGCGCAGGCCCTGGGTGAAGGACAGCGTGCCTTGTACCAGCAGCGTGTGGATGAGCTCAGCCCTAGCCTGCGCTACTGCGCCTACAACATTGGCGACGAGACAGCCATCTCGGACCTCAAGCGTATGCGCCTCCAGGGCAACGTCACCATGGCTGGCACAGAGTTGGAT CACCTCATCGAGCAAGCACGGGAGAAGCAGGCAAGCAGCCTGTCCGAGGTGACATGGCTGGGGCGCACGGTTCCCGTGCGCCATGAGAAGGTGCGCCTCTTCCTGCTGGGCGCTCAGGAGGCACCGCGGGAGCTGGCGCAGGCCCCCGACATTGAGGCCAAGATCGCCGTCCACGAGCGGCTGCTCTTTGACTGCAAGGACGCTCTGCAG CTGCTCCGCGAAGAGCTGCGTGCGGAAGGGGGAGGTGCTGCCCCTGGCAAGGGACCAGTGTCCTCACTGCAGCTGCTGCACTCGTACCTGGTGTACCTGCGCCAGCGCACCACGGTTGAGCGCAACCTGCTGCTCATCCGCCAGCTGGAACAGAACGAGTCGGGACCACGCAAGCCCCAGGACCTTGTGCGGCCCTACGAGATCATCGTCCAG TGCCTCGGCGAGATGCTGCAGCTGCCTGGCGTGGAAGAGGGCTCGGACTTTGCGGAGCAGGTCCAGGCGGAGCTGCTCCTGTACAAGGCACACCGGGTGCATCGCATTGGGCAAACGCTGGCCGCGGCTGGCCGCTACCCCGAGGCCATGGCGCTGTATCGGCGCGGACGAGATTACGTTCAGCAGGCTCTCGCTGCCTCCTCTCACCTCACTGAT GAGGCCATGGCTTCGCTGAAGGAGCTGGATAGCATCCTGGAAGGCCAGGAGTACTCTGTGCATGCACAGAGCATTCTGGGTTCGGCAGCTGAGGCACCCTCAGCTGAGGACAAGGAAGTTCAG TTGCTGGTGGACCGCTTGGACACCTACCTGGAGGACAAGAGCTTGACCACCTCGAAGCCTCGCATAGCGGCTTTTCCTCCGCCATTCGAACCAATTCCGTGCAAACCACTCTTCTTTGACCTCGCCCTCAACCACATTGAGTTTCCATCACTCGATGATGTTGTCGACACCAAGAAGGGCCAGAGCCTGACGGGCTTCGTCAAGGGATGGCTGGGAGGTTGGAAGAAgtag
- the DNAlig3 gene encoding DNA ligase 3 translates to MSETRFCIEYAKRGTAGCKKCKAKIDKEVLRIGKIVPNPFSDSGGEMKQWFHVDCIFEQLSRARATTKKIEDAGDLEGWSEIGQDDRKVVLKHIDELSVKSGVSTTSPGKRKANVVGAATPSKKQKLQATLTPPGSGDADDSSEKLDLEELEASSTSNKASKDDAFKEFRKLCASIAAESTYTGKTSIVAKFFKEGCTRKGFTGDLYLWVKFLLPMVNKRVYNLQSKQLVKVFSRIFGSGCHEEMIEDLEQGDVARTVGTFFDKYGSPAAKSTLTMQDVDAYLERLSRLTREDDQTQLLRHLSARCTANDLIMVVRLIKHDIRINSGPKHILEALHPDAYQAFQASRNLEDVVRTSKEGTVSVSASLMTPMIPMLAEPCGSVDDAFAKCPNGMYAEIKYDGERVQLHKKGSEFLFFSRSLKPVSSHKVQHLKDFIPQAFKHGHDLVLDSEILMVDTHTQKPLPFGTLGIHKRAAFKDASVCLFVFDCLHYNGKSLLDRTLRERREILKANMTPIKNHIVFSEQHVITTQEKLRDLINDVLSQGLEGLVLKNPDGIYEPGKRHWLKVKKDYLQGGSMADSADLAVLGAYFGTGSNGGIMSIFLMGCWNPATGRWCTVTKVHGGHDDKTLERLQTELEMKKISRQMDRVPAWLDVEKVLVPDFVAKDPDKTQVWEIAGAEFTRAEVHTADGISIRFPRVTRIRTDKTPKEATTLPELRKMFQNSRSQPFDMGKVKGDDDDDTEISFALSEESDSPKKPKSSPATKRGSGKVKVDYDMEVSLMPTEKPDSPKKPISPASKQQPSPARKRQADAVTKDAPKSEVTASTKKKLCDFPDVFTGIRMCLPENRLLRRYFIAYDGILVRADCEDVTHVLSSSKMGSKSRSAKTVTVDWLWDSIKHQKRQDEAKYSV, encoded by the exons ATGTCGGAGACACGCTTTTGCATCGAGTACGCCAAGCGGGGCACCGCAGGCTGCAAGAAGTGCAAGGCGAAGATCGACAAGGAAGTTCTGCGCATCGGCAAGATCGTGCCCAACCCGTTCAGTGACAGTGGCGGTGAAATGAAGCAGTGGTTTCACGTGGACTGCATCTTCGAGCAGCTCTCGCGAGCCCGGGCCACCACCAAGAAGATCGAAGACGCCGGAGACCTTGAGGGTTGGAGCGAGATCGGCCAGGACGACAGAAAGGTGGTGCTGAAGCACATAGACGAGCTTTCCGTCAAGAGCGGGGTTAGCACCACGAGCCCTGGCAAGAGGAAAGCAAACGTCGTTGGAGCGGCCACTCCTTCTAAAAAGCAGAAGCTGCAGGCTACCCTGACCCCGCCGGGATCGGGAGACGCGGACGATTCGTCCGAGAAACTCGATCTGGAAGAGCTCGAAGCGTCTTCGACCAGCAACAAGGCAAGCAAAGACGACGCCTTCAAGGAATTCCGAAAGCTCTGCGCAAGCATTGCCGCCGAAAGTACCTACACGGGCAAGACGTCGATCGTGGCCAAGTTCTTCAAGGAAGGCTGCACAAGGAAGGGCTTCACGGGCGACCTGTACCTTTGGGTGAAGTTCCTCCTTCCCATGGTCAACAAGCGGGTGTACAACCTGCAGAGTAAGCAGCTGGTCAAGGTGTTCAGCCGAATCTTCGGCAGCGGCTGTCACGAGGAGATGATCGAGGACCTCGAACAGGGCGACGTGGCTCGCACGGTGGGGACCTTTTTCGACAAGTACGGCTCTCCGGCCGCGAAGAGTACGCTGACGATGCAGGACGTGGACGCGTACCTCGAACGGCTGTCTCGCCTCACGCGCGAAGACGACCAGACGCAACTCCTGAGGCACCTCAGCGCTCGCTGCACAGCGAACGACCTCATCATGGTCGTCAGGCTCATCAAACACGACATCCGCATAAATTCGGGGCCGAAGCATATCCTGGAAGCGCTTCATCCGGACGCCTACCAGGCGTTTCAGGCCTCCCGCAACCTGGAGGACGTCGTGAGGACGTCCAAGGAAGGCACCGTGAGCGTCTCGGCGAGCCTTATGACTCCCATGATACCGATGCTTGCGGAACCGTGCGGATCTGTGGACGATGCGTTCGCCAAGTGTCCGAATGGCATGTACGCGGAAATCAAGTATGATGGAGAGCGGGTGCAGCTACACAAGAAGGGCTCGGAGTTCCTCTTCTTCAGCAGAAGCCTCAAGCCAGTGTCGTCACATAAAGTCCAGCACCTCAAGGACTTCATTCCACAG GCTTTTAAACATGGCCATGACCTGGTCCTTGACAGCGAGATCCTCATGGTcgacacgcacacacaaaagccACTGCCATTTGGTACACTGGGCATCCACAAGAGGGCAGCCTTCAAGGATGCTTCTGTCTGCCTCTTCGTCTTTGATTGCCTCCACTACAACGGCAAGAGCCTGCTGGACCGGACTCTGCGTGAGCGCAGGGAGATACTTAAGGCCAACATGACGCCCATCAAGAACCACATCGTGTTCAGTGAGCAGCATGTGATCACAACACAGGAGAAGTTGCGGGATCTCATCAATGATGTCCTGTCACAAGGCCTGGAAGGGCTGGTTCTCAAAAACCCCGATGGCATTTATGAGCCGGGAAAGCGCCACTGGCTCAAGGTCAAGAAGGACTACCTTCAG GGTGGAAGTATGGCAGACTCGGCTGATCTCGCCGTGCTCGGAGCATACTTTGGCACAGGAAGCAACGGCGGCATCATGTCCATATTTCTGATGGGCTGCTGGAATCCGGCAACAGGCCGCTGGTGCACAGTCACCAAAGTCCACGGCGGCCACGATGACAAGACACTGGAGCGACTGCAGACGGAGCTGGAGATGAAGAAGATATCGCGCCAAATGGACCGTGTTCCGGCGTGGCTCGATGTGGAGAAGGTTCTGGTGCCGGACTTTGTCGCCAAGGATCCAGACAAGACGCAGGTGTGGGAGATAGCTGGCGCCGAATTCACGAGAGCCGAGGTCCACACTGCGGATGGCATCTCGATTCGCTTCCCGCGTGTCACACGGATCCGGACGGACAAGACGCCAAAGGAAGCGACGACACTTCCAGAACTGCGCAAAATGTTCCAGAACTCCAGGTCGCAGCCATTTGACATGGGCAAGGTCAAAggcgatgacgatgatgacacgGAAATCTCGTTTGCATTGTCCGAAGAATCTGATTCTCCAAAGAAGCCCAAATCATCACCAGCTACAAAGCGAGGCTCTGGCAAGGTTAAAGTTGATTACGACATGGAAGTTTCACTGATGCCTACTGAGAAGCCCGATTCACCCAAGAAACCTATCTCACCAGCTTCAAAACAGCAGCCTTCGCCTGCACGCAAGCGACAGGCAGATGCAGTAACAAAAGATGCCCCCAAATCTGAAGTTACGGCATCTACGAAAAAGAAGCTCTGCGACTTTCCAGATGTCTTCACGGGGATCCGAATGTGTCTTCCAGAGAATAGGTTGTTGCGGAGATACTTTATTGCTTATGATGGCATTCTGGTCAGAGCCGATTGCGAAGATGTGACCCACGTGTTGTCGTCATCAAAGATGGGCAGCAAGTCGCGATCAGCGAAAACAGTGACTGTAGACTGGTTGTGGGACAGCATAAAGCATCAGAAGCGCCAAGATGAGGCGAAGTACTCTGTGTAA
- the PGS1 gene encoding phosphatidylglycerophosphate synthase 1 — protein sequence MEDFHWLWKFGPGFTISGDNVTVLQEPSHFYEKLKNLTASANKRIVLASLYLGNGELEKDLVSELHAAARRSVEVRVLLDYTRGSRGEINSRSLLMPMLQEFGGKPSSDTSSGEATEPSGQVQVALYHSPRLRGLVRWLLPERWNETVGLTHLKVYLFDDTLILSGANLSDQYFRNRQDRYVVFHDCPHLADYFARVVQTVSSFSLQLQADDSVTVHPGFNIHPFKDDRTAFVSAAHQRLSELIKPNTDTPPTPRKGGSSADTWVFPLLQMAPLGITQDQEVTEHLLAHAPPRSTLRLATGYFNLTERYSNIILNNKSSCFHLLVASPKVNGFYGAEGVSGVIPTVYTLLLKQFFARVWPSHSHVQVGEYERPHWTFHGKGLWLWKDGQPWPCLSLIGSPNFGFRSVHQDLEAQVAIVTTNEKLQRQLDHEQQRLYELAAPVSLATFQNPSRHVPFWVRLLMPLLRPLF from the exons ATGGAGGACTTCCACTGGCTGTGGAAGTTCGGCCCAGGTTTCACCATTTCAGGCGACAATGTCACCGTGCTGCAAGAACCGAGCCATTTCTACGAGAAACTCAAG AACCTGACAGCATCTGCAAACAAGCGCATTGTGCTGGCTTCTCTCTACCTTGGCAATGGTGAACTTGAGAAGGACTTG GTGTCAGAGCTGCACGCGGCAGCCAGGCGCAGCGTCGAGGTGCGTGTGCTGCTTGATTACACCAGGGGGTCACGTGGTGAGATCAACTCTCGCTCCCTACTGATGCCCATGCTACAAGAGTTCGGTGGAAAACCCAGCAGTGACACGAGCAGTGGAGAGGCTACTGAACCCTCAGGCCAAGTGCAG GTGGCGCTCTATCACAGTCCACGGCTCCGCGGCCTCGTCCGCTGGTTGCTTCCAGAACGTTGGAACGAGACAGTCGGGCTGACTCATCTCAAGGTCTACCTTTTTGACGACACCCTCATTCTCAGTGG AGCCAACCTTAGTGACCAGTACTTCAGAAACCGGCAGGACCGCTACGTGGTCTTCCACGACTGCCCACACCTGGCCGACTACTTTGCGCGGGTCGTCCAGACCGTGTCCTCTTTCTCACTGCAGCTTCAAGCGGATGACTCCGTCACCGTTCATCCTGGCTTCAACATCCATCCTTTCAAAG ATGACAGGACAGCATTTGTGTCGGCTGCCCACCAGCGGCTCTCCGAGCTCATCAAGCCAAACACGGACACACCTCCAACTCCGAGAAAAGGCGGCAGTTCAGCTGACACCTGGGTCTTCCCGCTgctccagatggcgccactgggcaTCACACAG GACCAGGAAGTCACCGAGCACCTGCTCGCGCATGCCCCACCGCGATCAACGCTGAGGCTTGCAACCGGCTACTTCAACCTCACAGAGCGCTACTCCAATATCATCCTCAACAATAAGAGCTCATGCTTTCACCTCCTCGTTGCTTCACCCAAG GTGAACGGCTTCTATGGTGCGGAGGGTGTCAGTGGCGTGATCCCCACAGTGTACACGCTGCTTCTGAAGCAGTTCTTTGCACGGGTCTGGCCGTCCCACAGCCACGTCCAGGTGGGCGAGTACGAGCGCCCCCACTGGACGTTCCACGGCAAAGGCCTTTGGCTCTGGAAGGATGGACAGCCCTGGCCCTGCCTCTCACTCATCGGTTCGCCAAACTTTG GCTTTCGGTCAGTTCACCAAGACCTTGAAGCACAGGTCGCCATTGTCACAACGAATGAGAAACTTCAAAGACAGCTGGACCAC GAGCAGCAGAGGTTGTACGAACTGGCAGCGCCTGTCTCCCTCGCCACATTTCAAAACCCAAGCCGTCATGTGCCTTTCTGGGTCCGGCTCCTCATGCCACTGTTGAGACCACTGTTCTGA